A window from Granulicella tundricola MP5ACTX9 encodes these proteins:
- a CDS encoding YoaK family protein encodes MIAQASVTSLAATWRQGRRAASRGLICGYVDSYTLLTFGVYTSFMSGNTISTGMNGGQAKYVPASHALLPIPFFVLGAFCGFLIQKNKNTKENSRVSMCVAALLFSGVAAALGGASTSVCVMILSCGMGMMNTTLSHIGGQPVNLGFVTGDLKSIGEHIANLVNRSPVTKPEGRWDTHWLRLATLGSVWTSFLVGAVGGAAMATRVHAWTLLLPALFLVFLVLTEFPDEVSKVQPGATLDSPIEN; translated from the coding sequence GTGATTGCTCAAGCAAGTGTCACTTCTCTCGCGGCGACTTGGCGCCAAGGCCGGCGAGCAGCTAGCCGTGGATTGATCTGCGGTTACGTGGATTCGTATACACTCCTGACCTTCGGCGTTTACACGTCATTCATGAGCGGGAATACGATCTCCACCGGAATGAATGGAGGACAGGCAAAGTACGTCCCGGCATCGCATGCCCTGTTGCCGATACCATTTTTCGTCCTCGGTGCATTCTGCGGCTTCCTCATTCAGAAGAACAAAAACACAAAGGAGAACTCGCGGGTGTCGATGTGTGTTGCTGCCCTGCTATTCTCTGGAGTTGCAGCCGCCTTAGGAGGTGCGTCGACCTCCGTTTGCGTAATGATTTTAAGTTGTGGAATGGGAATGATGAATACGACGCTGTCCCATATCGGCGGACAGCCTGTGAACCTGGGTTTCGTGACCGGGGATCTAAAGAGCATTGGGGAGCACATCGCCAACCTCGTAAACCGGTCTCCAGTGACGAAGCCGGAAGGCCGTTGGGACACGCACTGGCTTAGGTTGGCGACACTGGGAAGCGTTTGGACATCATTCTTGGTTGGTGCAGTCGGAGGTGCTGCGATGGCAACGCGGGTGCACGCTTGGACATTGCTGCTGCCAGCGCTCTTTCTTGTCTTTCTAGTGCTGACCGAGTTCCCTGACGAGGTATCCAAGGTTCAGCCAGGCGCTACTTTGGACAGTCCCATTGAGAATTGA
- a CDS encoding general stress protein has product MKAVDSVVAVYDSHEQAEHAIKLLQEAGVDMKTLSIAAKDTHTDEHVVGYYNAGDRMKYWGKIGAYWGGFWGLLFGSAMFAIPGLGPLLVAGPLVAWIIAGLEGAVVVGGVSALGAGLVSIGIPKDSVVEYETAIKSDKFVLIIHGSFDEVKQAEDVIEASRHKAYTVHGETVIA; this is encoded by the coding sequence ATCAAAGCCGTTGATTCAGTCGTTGCAGTCTATGATTCCCACGAGCAAGCGGAACACGCCATCAAGCTCTTGCAAGAAGCCGGCGTCGACATGAAAACCTTGTCCATTGCAGCGAAGGACACGCACACCGACGAGCATGTTGTTGGTTATTACAACGCCGGTGATCGCATGAAATATTGGGGGAAGATTGGGGCGTATTGGGGTGGATTCTGGGGCTTGCTATTCGGCTCTGCGATGTTCGCCATCCCGGGCCTGGGACCCCTTCTCGTGGCCGGTCCCCTAGTCGCTTGGATCATTGCAGGACTGGAAGGAGCTGTGGTTGTGGGTGGTGTGAGTGCTCTTGGTGCTGGCCTCGTCAGCATTGGCATTCCAAAGGACAGTGTTGTCGAATACGAGACCGCGATCAAGAGTGACAAGTTCGTACTTATCATTCACGGTTCGTTCGATGAGGTGAAGCAAGCTGAGGATGTTATCGAAGCTTCTCGCCATAAGGCATATACCGTTCACGGTGAGACCGTAATCGCTTAG
- the glgX gene encoding glycogen debranching protein GlgX, translating into MANNKIILSSHTADFNSKSVSALGGTPSQGEASLRGVPVPLGVSLSLDGANFSIFSSSATGMTLLLFDHVDDSASRRSIRLDATINRTGHYWHIFVPSVHAGQVYGFRADGPSDPRNGQRFDSSKVLIDPYGRALAVGKNYSRADACRPGDNTATSMKSVVADMAAFDWEGDIPLGHSFRTTIIYEMHIAGFTGHPNSGVSETNRGTYAGVVEKIPHLQTLGVTAVEILPVFQFDPQSAPPELTDYWGYNPVSFFAPHLGYSSSGDPLRCLDEFRDMVKQLHRAGIEVILDVVYNHTAEAGDGGPTFCFRGLGNSTYYILNQEQTGYFNVTGSGNTLKTNQAVVKRMILDSLTFWVSEMHVDGFRFDLASVLTRDEWGQPMSDPPILWDIDSEPALAGTKLIAEAWDEGGLYQVGSFGHDRWNEWNGQFRDDIRSFLKGDRDTAWKLRERISGSYDLYRSGDRPAGQSINFITCHDGFTLNDLVSYDYKHNEANKELNKDGTNGNLSWNCGVEGASNSIEVNRLRKQQIRNGLVLTLLSAGTPMLLMGDEIQRTQGGNNNAYCQDNIISWLDWNWDQEQSELLRFTRLLVRLRLDCDNGTLHDGGKVGGFVNAHKMEWHGIRLDKPDWSGQSHSLAFAWRNAALGEFRYVAINSFWNTLEFDLPPVAAGKSSGWLRVMDTSLGSPFDIADPGQYVSVSGSTYIVNPRSAILLRSDYTVGG; encoded by the coding sequence ATGGCGAACAACAAGATCATTCTTTCGTCTCATACCGCGGATTTTAACAGTAAATCTGTTTCGGCACTGGGGGGAACACCGTCTCAAGGAGAGGCCTCTTTGAGGGGTGTCCCGGTCCCTCTCGGCGTCAGCCTTTCACTCGATGGGGCAAACTTCAGCATCTTCTCGTCCAGCGCTACAGGCATGACCCTCTTACTGTTTGATCACGTCGACGATTCTGCAAGCCGGAGATCGATCCGATTGGACGCAACGATCAATCGAACGGGACACTATTGGCACATTTTCGTCCCATCGGTACACGCGGGGCAAGTGTATGGATTTCGAGCAGACGGTCCCAGCGACCCCCGGAATGGACAGCGATTCGATAGCTCGAAAGTCTTGATTGATCCCTACGGAAGGGCCCTTGCGGTTGGGAAGAACTACAGTCGTGCAGACGCCTGTCGCCCCGGAGACAACACTGCGACCTCGATGAAGAGCGTCGTCGCAGACATGGCCGCTTTTGATTGGGAGGGTGACATACCGCTCGGTCATTCTTTCCGCACGACCATCATTTACGAGATGCATATCGCCGGCTTCACTGGGCACCCCAATTCAGGTGTTTCCGAAACGAACCGCGGTACCTATGCAGGCGTGGTCGAGAAGATTCCCCACTTGCAAACCTTGGGTGTCACTGCGGTAGAGATCCTGCCCGTCTTTCAGTTCGACCCCCAATCGGCGCCCCCTGAGCTTACGGATTATTGGGGCTACAACCCGGTCTCGTTCTTCGCGCCCCACTTGGGCTACAGCTCTTCTGGTGACCCTCTAAGGTGCTTGGATGAGTTCCGCGATATGGTCAAGCAACTGCACCGTGCTGGCATAGAGGTCATTCTCGATGTGGTTTACAACCACACAGCGGAGGCTGGGGACGGTGGTCCGACGTTTTGCTTTCGCGGTCTTGGAAACAGCACCTATTACATCCTTAATCAAGAACAGACTGGCTACTTCAACGTGACGGGCTCAGGCAACACTTTGAAGACCAACCAGGCCGTTGTGAAGAGAATGATTCTGGATAGTTTAACGTTCTGGGTTTCCGAGATGCATGTAGACGGGTTTCGCTTTGACCTTGCGTCGGTGCTAACTCGGGACGAGTGGGGACAGCCAATGAGTGACCCTCCCATCCTTTGGGACATCGATTCCGAACCTGCCCTTGCAGGAACAAAGCTTATCGCTGAGGCTTGGGATGAGGGCGGCCTTTACCAAGTGGGGAGCTTCGGCCATGACAGATGGAACGAATGGAATGGTCAGTTCCGTGATGATATTCGCAGTTTTTTAAAAGGCGATCGTGATACAGCGTGGAAGCTGCGCGAAAGAATCAGTGGCAGCTACGATCTCTATCGCTCCGGAGACAGGCCTGCAGGACAAAGCATTAACTTCATTACCTGCCATGACGGATTCACTCTGAACGATCTCGTCTCATACGACTACAAGCACAATGAGGCAAACAAGGAACTCAATAAAGATGGAACAAACGGAAATCTCAGTTGGAACTGCGGCGTAGAGGGTGCGAGCAATAGTATCGAAGTCAACCGTCTAAGAAAGCAGCAGATTAGGAACGGGCTCGTTCTTACATTGCTTTCGGCCGGAACTCCGATGCTCTTGATGGGCGATGAGATTCAGCGTACGCAGGGCGGAAACAATAACGCTTATTGCCAAGACAACATCATCAGCTGGTTGGACTGGAATTGGGACCAGGAGCAATCTGAGTTGCTCCGTTTCACCCGCTTGCTCGTAAGGCTCCGTCTTGATTGTGACAACGGTACGCTGCACGACGGTGGAAAAGTTGGCGGTTTTGTCAATGCGCACAAGATGGAATGGCATGGCATTCGTCTGGACAAACCAGACTGGAGCGGGCAATCTCACAGCTTGGCTTTTGCTTGGCGCAATGCAGCTCTTGGCGAATTTCGTTATGTAGCGATCAACTCATTCTGGAACACGCTTGAGTTCGATCTGCCGCCAGTCGCGGCTGGAAAGAGCTCCGGTTGGCTGAGGGTGATGGACACGTCATTAGGATCGCCGTTCGATATCGCTGACCCGGGTCAATACGTGTCTGTCAGCGGATCGACTTACATCGTAAATCCACGTTCCGCAATTCTCTTGCGATCCGACTACACCGTTGGGGGCTGA
- a CDS encoding cupin domain-containing protein: MATLVETTPNGFAQPIRGTEGAPIIGPSNHEREAQSPGRLTPPVTDHGTLPNLKWTFADSHNKLEEGGWARQTTVREMPVAVELACVNMRLEAGVVREMHWHKPAEWGFMIKGNARVTCVDEEGKTYQADCTEGDIWNFPSGIPHSIQGLSGEGCEFLLVFDDGAFNEEETFLVTDFLAHIPKSVLAKNFGVQESAFANIPKSEKYIFRADIPGPLAQDRVVGAGPTPVIYTHRMGAQEPIKSNNGSVRVTDSTNFPAASTVAAALVEVEPGGMRELHWHRTSDELQYYLEGQGRMTVYTSNTNAGTFDYQAGDVGYVPCVTPHYVENTGTTTLRYLEVWKTERFSDMSLAQWLAFTPYELVRAHLQIEKSVLDRVSTTKTPIVGPR; the protein is encoded by the coding sequence ATGGCTACACTTGTCGAAACAACACCCAATGGTTTCGCTCAGCCTATTCGGGGCACAGAAGGCGCACCGATAATCGGACCTTCGAATCATGAACGCGAGGCACAAAGTCCTGGCCGGCTGACTCCCCCGGTCACCGATCATGGCACGCTTCCTAATTTGAAGTGGACCTTTGCTGACAGCCACAACAAGCTGGAAGAAGGCGGCTGGGCACGGCAAACTACCGTCCGGGAAATGCCAGTCGCCGTGGAATTGGCCTGCGTGAATATGAGGCTAGAAGCCGGGGTGGTCCGTGAGATGCATTGGCATAAACCGGCGGAGTGGGGATTCATGATCAAAGGAAACGCACGCGTCACGTGCGTCGACGAGGAAGGCAAGACGTACCAGGCGGACTGTACAGAGGGAGATATTTGGAACTTTCCCTCAGGCATTCCCCATTCCATTCAGGGCCTCTCGGGGGAAGGTTGCGAATTCCTCCTTGTATTTGACGACGGTGCCTTTAACGAGGAAGAGACTTTCCTCGTGACAGATTTCCTTGCACACATTCCGAAGTCGGTGCTGGCGAAGAACTTCGGTGTTCAGGAAAGCGCATTTGCAAATATCCCCAAGTCAGAGAAGTACATCTTCCGCGCAGATATTCCGGGTCCACTCGCGCAAGATCGTGTCGTGGGCGCTGGCCCAACGCCGGTGATCTACACGCACCGAATGGGAGCGCAGGAGCCGATCAAATCAAACAACGGATCTGTGCGGGTTACTGATTCGACCAATTTCCCAGCCGCCTCGACTGTTGCAGCTGCACTGGTGGAAGTAGAGCCGGGCGGCATGCGTGAGTTGCACTGGCACAGAACTTCGGATGAATTGCAGTACTACCTCGAGGGGCAGGGACGTATGACTGTGTATACCTCAAACACCAATGCAGGTACATTCGACTATCAGGCTGGAGACGTGGGTTACGTCCCTTGCGTCACCCCGCATTATGTCGAGAACACGGGAACGACTACGCTCCGCTACCTCGAAGTGTGGAAGACCGAAAGGTTCTCCGACATGTCTCTCGCACAATGGTTAGCATTTACTCCGTATGAACTCGTCCGTGCGCATCTGCAGATTGAAAAGTCTGTACTGGATAGAGTTTCCACTACCAAGACGCCTATCGTTGGCCCACGCTAA
- a CDS encoding nitroreductase family protein produces the protein MPGTIIPDYPIQPLISSRWSPFAFDDRSVSPDDLLALLEAARWSASAANEQPWTYFIATRDEPEEFARLLSCVEEVNMPWAKFAAVLMLGCARLTLERSGQPYLTAEHDLGLASANLVFEATARGLGVHQMIHIHRERARQLFQIPEGVKPVAGLAIGYAGADGRLTEPFQKEDETRRLRKPLNSFVFTGSWSEVAPLVKVSKKSL, from the coding sequence ATGCCTGGAACGATTATCCCCGACTACCCCATTCAACCCCTTATCTCAAGCCGCTGGAGTCCCTTCGCGTTCGACGACCGTAGTGTCTCTCCGGACGATCTGCTTGCCTTGCTTGAAGCGGCACGCTGGTCAGCGTCAGCTGCTAATGAGCAGCCCTGGACTTACTTCATCGCAACGCGAGACGAACCGGAAGAGTTTGCGCGATTGCTTTCGTGCGTTGAAGAAGTGAACATGCCGTGGGCAAAGTTTGCGGCAGTCCTTATGCTGGGCTGCGCCCGACTGACCCTGGAACGTAGTGGCCAGCCTTACCTGACGGCCGAGCACGATTTGGGGCTTGCCTCAGCGAATCTAGTGTTCGAAGCCACGGCGCGCGGACTGGGCGTCCACCAGATGATTCATATTCACCGGGAGCGCGCCCGTCAGCTTTTCCAGATTCCTGAAGGAGTCAAGCCAGTAGCGGGTTTGGCTATCGGCTATGCTGGCGCGGATGGACGGCTGACCGAGCCGTTCCAGAAAGAGGATGAGACAAGACGTCTCCGCAAGCCACTCAACAGCTTCGTTTTCACTGGAAGCTGGTCCGAGGTTGCGCCCTTGGTGAAGGTCTCAAAGAAATCGCTGTGA
- a CDS encoding Crp/Fnr family transcriptional regulator: MPHRKLKEFDPVAFLATSGLGRRILHIKAKGTMFSQGGLADSVFYLQKGRAKLTVVSKAGKEATITLIAAGDFVGEEAATAIAGLHMSTATAITACSVLKIEREEMMRVIHDEHAFSDLFVAFLLERSMRTQADLVDQLFNSSERRLARILLLMADFGKPGEPETKIPKITQETLADMIGTTRSRVSFFMNRFRKMGFIEYNGRIHVHKSLLNVVLHDQRPGANSISAALLDTKRDKTKLAERASASAKRSEGGI, encoded by the coding sequence ATGCCACATCGGAAGCTGAAGGAATTCGACCCTGTAGCTTTCCTTGCTACCTCAGGACTGGGCCGCCGGATACTCCACATTAAGGCTAAAGGCACCATGTTTTCGCAAGGGGGACTTGCCGACTCCGTGTTCTACCTCCAAAAGGGGCGGGCCAAGCTGACAGTTGTCTCTAAGGCTGGTAAGGAAGCGACCATCACCCTCATTGCCGCTGGTGACTTTGTGGGCGAGGAGGCAGCTACTGCCATCGCCGGCCTGCATATGTCCACAGCAACAGCTATCACCGCCTGCTCAGTCTTGAAGATTGAACGTGAAGAGATGATGAGAGTCATCCATGATGAACATGCCTTTTCCGACCTCTTTGTCGCCTTCCTTCTGGAACGATCGATGCGGACGCAGGCGGATCTTGTCGACCAGTTGTTTAATTCGAGCGAACGGCGGCTGGCAAGGATTCTCCTCCTCATGGCGGACTTTGGAAAGCCTGGAGAGCCCGAAACCAAGATCCCGAAGATCACCCAGGAAACGCTAGCCGATATGATCGGGACTACCCGATCAAGGGTCAGTTTCTTCATGAATCGATTTCGGAAGATGGGCTTTATTGAATACAACGGACGCATCCACGTTCACAAGTCTCTCCTCAACGTTGTTCTTCACGATCAGCGACCTGGTGCCAACTCCATCAGTGCAGCTCTTCTTGACACAAAACGCGATAAGACAAAGCTGGCTGAGCGAGCATCAGCCTCGGCAAAAAGAAGTGAGGGCGGCATCTAG